Proteins from a genomic interval of Papaver somniferum cultivar HN1 chromosome 4, ASM357369v1, whole genome shotgun sequence:
- the LOC113275743 gene encoding O-fucosyltransferase 34-like, with the protein MGLKTCGGGDGKIEKWKNSSPVISRSKMKIWIVRATTTVLLWTCVVQLTALGELWGPRVLKGWPSCFTPPSSSSVSSTTSTSNSNPLLAVKLSSVPAKLPLPPKRVYKNNGYLMVSANGGLNQMRAAICDMVTIARYLNVTLIVPELDKTSFWADPSEFQDIFDVDHFISSLRDEVRILKELPPRLKRRVEQGMFYSMPPISWSNISYYLEQILPLIKKYKIVHLNKTDARLANNGLPLEIQKLRCRVNYNALRFTTQIEELGRRVIRILRQNGQFLVLHLRYEMDMLAFSGCTQGCNDKEVEELTRMRYAYPWWKEKEINSDLKRTEGLCPLTPEETALTLRALEIDPNIQIYIAAGEIYGGERRMESLAASYPNLVRKETLLRQSDLRFFQNHSSQMAALDYLVSMESDIFVPTYDGNMAKVVEGHRRFLGFKKTVLLDRKHLVFLIDQYNNGVLDWNEFSSSVKVVHSKRMGNPTRRVVISDRPKEEDFFYANPEECLQLPDSM; encoded by the exons ATGGGGTTGAAAACATGTGGAGGAGGAGATGGGAAAATTGAGAAATGGAAGAACTCATCACCAGTAATAAGCAGGTCTAAAATGAAGATATGGATTGTCAGAGCAACAACAACAGTTTtattatggacttgtgttgttcagTTAACAGCATTAGGTGAGTTATGGGGTCCTAGGGTTTTGAAAGGTTGGCCTTCTTGTTTtacaccaccttcttcttcttccgtttCTTCGACAACTTCTACTTCAAATTCTAATCCGCTTTTGGCTGTCAAGTTATCTTCAGTTCCTGCTAAACTTCCTCTTCCACCAAAAA GGGTTTACAAGAACAATGGTTACCTGATGGTTTCTGCTAATGGAGGGCTTAATCAGATGCGAGCAGCG ATATGTGATATGGTTACTATTGCAAGATATTTGAATGTTACACTCATAGTCCCTGAGTTGGATAAAACCTCATTCTGGGCTGATCCCAG TGAGTTCCAAGACATATTTGATGTGGATCATTTCATTTCATCGTTGAGAGACGAGGTTCGGATATTGAAAGAGCTGCCACCCAGACTCAAGAGAAGAGTTGAGCAAGGAATGTTCTACTCGATGCCACCAATTAGTTGGTCCAATATATCTTACTACCTTGAGCAG ATTCTTCCATTGATTAAAAAATACAAGATTGTACACCTGAACAAAACTGATGCTAGGTTGGCTAACAATGGCTTACCCTTAGAAATTCAGAAGTTGCGGTGCCGCGTGAATTATAATGCCCTTAGATTCACCACCCAGATAGAGGAATTGGGCCGGAGGGTTATCAGGATTTTAAGACAAAATGGTCAATTCTTAGTGCTTCATCTCAGATATGAAATGGACATGTTGGCATTTTCTGGTTGTACTCAAGGTTGTAATGACAAGGAAGTAGAAGAGTTAACTAGGATGAG ATATGCTTATCCTTGgtggaaagaaaaagaaataaactcCGACCTGAAGAGGACAGAAGGTCTATGCCCTTTAACACCCGAGGAAACTGCGCTCACGCTAAGGGCGTTAGAAATAGATCCGAATATCCAAATCTATATTGCTGCAGGAGAAATATATGGTGGGGAAAGGAGGATGGAAAGTCTGGCAGCTTcttacccaaatttg GTCAGAAAGGAGACACTTTTGCGTCAGTCGGATCTtagatttttccaaaaccattcttCTCAAATGGCAGCATTGGATTATCTGGTCTCAATGGAGAGTGATATATTTGTACCTACGTATGACGGAAATATGGCTAAGGTTGTTGAAGGTCATCGCAG GTTTTTAGGTTTCAAGAAGACAGTTCTTTTAGACAGAAAACATTTAGTTTTTCTAATAGATCAATATAACAATGGAGTATTAGATTGGAATGAATTCTCTTCGTCAGTGAAAGTAGTTCACTCGAAACGTATGGGAAATCCTACAAGAAGAGTGGTAATTTCTGATAGAcccaaagaagaagattttttctaCGCCAATCCAGAGGAATGTCTGCAGCTTCCCGATAGCATGTGA